The genomic DNA TTCTTCTCGGCCAGGGTCGCCCGCGCCTGGGCCACGGTGATCGTCTTGCCGGACACCTTCCCGAACAGGAGGGCTTGGCGAGTTTCAGGGTCGGGCGCCCGCAACGCCGCATAGATCAGCGTCCTTCCTGGCGCTTCGTCTGGACGAAGTTTGACGATCGCGGCTTTTTCATGCCGGGTGAGGCGCTCCTCGACCGCCAACAGTTGCGAGACGTAGGACTCGGGCTTGTGGATCTTCGAAGCGACCTGCCGCTGCGTGTAGTCCTTGGCACTCATCAGGCGCCGAATGGCTGCGGCCTCGTCGAGCGGGTTGAGGTTCGTGCGATGCAGGTTCTCCTCAATCTGCTGGATTGCCGCATTCGTGTCGTCGAGGTCTTTGACGACGGCGGGGATCTCGGACAGGCCAGCCGCAGAGGCGGCTCGGTAGCGTCGCTCGCCGGCGACAATCTTGAAGTAGTCATCGCCTTCGACGTAGCGCACTGTAATCGGCTGGATCACCCCGTGCTCGCGGATGCTCGAGACTAGGTCCGCAAAGTCTGGCGCGTGGGTGTCCACTTGGCGGGGCTGGTTGGGGTCGGGCTTGACGTACTTGAGTGGTAGCGTTCCCGTACTGCGATCAAGCCGGAGCTTCGAGCGAACGCCGTCGCGTTCGATGACGGATAGCTCGACGGCGGGCAACTCGGTGGGGCGCGCCAGCGTTCCCTGCACGCCCTGAACGGCGAGGTCCAGCACGCTAGGCTTCTTTCGGCGTGGTGTTGCGGAGGTGTCAGTCGTGCCGGGCATAGGCGATTGGCGCTTCCTGGGGCTGTCCTGCGGCCCTGGAGGCATCGTGGGTGAGGTGCCCAGCAAGCCTTTCGAAGGCCGCAGCTTGCTCGCTACCTGGCTTGTAGTGCGTGATGGGCTGGCGGGCGGTGATCGACTCGCGGTATCGCGCGCTGTTCTTGATGTAGACGTCCAGCACGGGAATGCCTGCCGACATGCGAAGCGTCGTGGCGATTGTCTGCTCGATCGAGCGCCGCGAGTTGTACAGGCTGATCAGCACGCCCTCGACAACGAGACGTCGATTGACCTGCTGCATCTGCCCGATGAGTGCGAGCAGTTGTTGCAGGCCGTCCACGGAAAACTGGTCGGCTTCCATCGGAATCACGACGCTGTCCGCAGCGCACAGCGCGTTTGTCGTGTGAATGTCGAGGTTCGGCGGGCAATCCAGCAGCACTACGTCGTAGGGGTTGGGTTGCTGTTGCCGCTCGCGAATCGCGGTGTCCAGGCGGATGTGTTGGTCTTGTTCGTCCTGAAGGGCATAGCCCAGCCGGTTCATTCGCGAATCCGCCGGCGCGACGTCGACGTTCTTCGTCGCCGTCAGCTGAACCGCGCGCGCGAGTTCGATCTGGTCAACGAGAACGTCGTAGATCGTTGGGCGGTTGAGCTGCTTGAGGAACAGCCGGGTGAGGTTCACCTGGGCATCAAGGTCGACAACGAGGACGCGCAGCCCGACGTCTGAGAGTGCCCCGGCGAGGTGAAACACCGTATGGGTCTTGCCGACTCCGCCCTTATTGTTGACGATGCAGAGAATCTTGCTCATCCGTGAGACTGACTTAGCAATGGATTAGTTGTGGTGCCAGGGGCACGTCGGCGAGGCCAGTGGTGGCTGCGCAACGGAAGCGCGGGAGTGCTCGTCGACAAGTTCGCCCCAAGACCGTTAGCCTAGCAAGGTGGCACGCGCAGTCAAGACCTCGGGTCCTCACGATGGCGTGAATAGCCCTGATTGCTCACGAGTCGTGGCAGACAGGAAGACCTCCGCGTGCGGGAGTCCAACAGGACACAGTGTGTGCTGTTCGAGGGGACGTTCGGCAAGCCGCTCCACCCAACTCTCGGAGCGGACGCTTCGCACCGCCCGTCATCACCATTCGCCGGCCCTTTGACGCCACGCCTCGGACGGTGTTGTCTCCAAGGTCAGCAGTCGAACCTGTCCTTTGGCGAGCTTGATGTGCCTCTTCAGACGAGGGCCGCGCCATGAGCACGCAGCGCCGAGTCGCATTGTCCTTCGCGGGCGAACAGCGCCCGTATGTGACGGCCGTCTCAAGGCGACTTTCAGAGCTCGGAGTGGATCACTTCTTGGCCGACCTCGAAACCGTCGAGCT from Candidatus Eisenbacteria bacterium includes the following:
- a CDS encoding ParB/RepB/Spo0J family partition protein produces the protein MLDLAVQGVQGTLARPTELPAVELSVIERDGVRSKLRLDRSTGTLPLKYVKPDPNQPRQVDTHAPDFADLVSSIREHGVIQPITVRYVEGDDYFKIVAGERRYRAASAAGLSEIPAVVKDLDDTNAAIQQIEENLHRTNLNPLDEAAAIRRLMSAKDYTQRQVASKIHKPESYVSQLLAVEERLTRHEKAAIVKLRPDEAPGRTLIYAALRAPDPETRQALLFGKVSGKTITVAQARATLAEKKRRAGGRPRAAVVQISVEDIGAVVTIRFAKRTRVADDDVAYALEAARATFRRHERG
- a CDS encoding ParA family protein, encoding MSKILCIVNNKGGVGKTHTVFHLAGALSDVGLRVLVVDLDAQVNLTRLFLKQLNRPTIYDVLVDQIELARAVQLTATKNVDVAPADSRMNRLGYALQDEQDQHIRLDTAIRERQQQPNPYDVVLLDCPPNLDIHTTNALCAADSVVIPMEADQFSVDGLQQLLALIGQMQQVNRRLVVEGVLISLYNSRRSIEQTIATTLRMSAGIPVLDVYIKNSARYRESITARQPITHYKPGSEQAAAFERLAGHLTHDASRAAGQPQEAPIAYARHD